In one Echinicola marina genomic region, the following are encoded:
- a CDS encoding RagB/SusD family nutrient uptake outer membrane protein, with protein MKNISKLILTIMIISIIHLLTSCEEFLDEKPNKALIIPKSLSELRSLLDNTTQVMNSEPALGEAATDNVLLLPSRLQRLTPLQKNTYIWAKDIYEGGYTSDWKVPYEQVLYANVVLDELEKFDANQQQQTDWKDLKGSALFYRAYAYFGLARQFCLAYDPQNAENTLGLPIRLVSDVKKEVSRANLKETMDQIIADLVDALPLLGDTSPHKTRPSRVAALAMLSRVYLYMGDFQNAIDFGEQALVIKNTLLDYNSVDSSPSRPFIGHFEEVLYHSGLLFNSYYFFSSGASVDPELVNAYHEDDLRATLFFQDKGDYHSFRGQYTDLVNLFGGLATDEVYLNLAESHARLGNDSEAKTYINALLSKRFKEGTYQETDKTGAALLEMIMVERRKELLMRGIRWGDLKRLNLIEGEEITLSRQLEEGNYTLAPNDSRYAFPIPDDEIALSGIKQNPR; from the coding sequence ATGAAAAACATATCAAAACTCATCCTTACCATCATGATCATCAGCATCATCCATCTATTGACTTCCTGTGAGGAATTCTTAGATGAAAAGCCCAATAAGGCCCTGATCATTCCCAAAAGCCTCTCCGAACTGAGGTCACTTTTGGACAATACCACCCAGGTAATGAACTCTGAACCCGCATTAGGGGAAGCGGCTACAGATAATGTCCTCCTTTTGCCCAGTCGATTACAAAGACTGACTCCTTTGCAGAAAAACACTTATATCTGGGCAAAGGACATTTATGAAGGTGGCTATACCTCAGATTGGAAAGTTCCTTACGAGCAGGTATTATATGCCAATGTGGTATTGGATGAACTCGAAAAGTTCGATGCTAATCAACAACAGCAGACCGACTGGAAAGATTTGAAAGGCAGTGCACTCTTTTATAGGGCTTATGCCTATTTCGGACTGGCACGCCAATTTTGTTTGGCATACGATCCTCAAAACGCGGAAAATACTTTGGGTCTTCCGATCCGCTTGGTATCAGATGTGAAGAAAGAGGTAAGCAGAGCAAACCTAAAAGAAACCATGGATCAGATCATAGCTGATTTGGTGGATGCCCTTCCGCTACTAGGGGATACCTCTCCCCATAAAACCAGGCCCTCACGTGTGGCAGCTTTGGCCATGCTTTCAAGGGTATATTTATATATGGGAGATTTTCAGAATGCTATTGATTTTGGTGAGCAAGCACTAGTAATAAAAAACACCTTATTGGATTATAATTCGGTAGATAGCAGTCCTTCAAGACCTTTTATAGGGCACTTCGAAGAGGTTTTATACCATAGTGGATTGCTGTTCAACTCATACTATTTCTTTAGCTCCGGCGCCTCGGTCGATCCGGAACTGGTAAACGCTTACCATGAAGATGACCTCAGGGCTACACTCTTCTTTCAGGACAAGGGCGATTATCATTCATTTAGGGGACAGTATACTGATTTGGTCAATCTTTTTGGTGGCCTGGCCACAGATGAAGTGTACTTAAATTTGGCCGAATCCCATGCCCGATTAGGAAATGATTCAGAAGCTAAAACCTATATCAACGCGCTTTTGTCAAAACGATTTAAGGAAGGTACGTATCAGGAAACAGACAAAACAGGGGCGGCACTATTGGAAATGATCATGGTGGAGAGAAGGAAAGAACTGCTGATGAGAGGGATAAGATGGGGAGACCTCAAAAGGCTGAATCTGATAGAAGGCGAAGAGATCACTTTAAGCCGGCAATTGGAAGAGGGCAACTATACCTTAGCACCAAACGATTCCCGTTACGCCTTTCCCATCCCCGACGATGAAATCGCCCTAAGCGGCATAAAACAAAACCCCAGATAA
- a CDS encoding DUF6520 family protein, giving the protein MNKFLKSLPALAFALAASVAFAFNMADEGTLKHQDEEGNWIPVEGSYQCDQSSETCTALFDENDNMISGSEVEGEFVQL; this is encoded by the coding sequence ATGAATAAATTTTTGAAAAGTTTGCCAGCATTGGCTTTTGCATTGGCTGCCTCTGTAGCTTTTGCTTTTAATATGGCGGATGAAGGTACCTTGAAGCACCAAGATGAAGAGGGTAACTGGATTCCCGTTGAAGGAAGTTATCAATGTGATCAATCAAGTGAGACTTGTACAGCCTTGTTTGATGAAAATGATAATATGATTTCTGGTTCTGAAGTTGAAGGTGAGTTTGTTCAACTATGA